Sequence from the Pelodiscus sinensis isolate JC-2024 chromosome 30, ASM4963464v1, whole genome shotgun sequence genome:
CTTGTGACATGTTGATCTCTTTTGTTCATTAGTTATGATAAATTTTAGTCCAAATGTGCCTTGTGAAGGATCatctgaaaactcataatttccTGACCATTATTGTTCTGATAAATATCGGTGGCAGGTAAAGTGATGAGattatactgcagggttttttctcaGACATGGTTCAAGTGTGTGGAGCCACCACAAACGGGTTCCCCAGAGGCAAAAGACTAGCCCATGCCTCAGCCAGGTGTCAATGAAATAAAATGGCCCTTCACCTGGTTAAATTGGCCATTCTGAGGCAGGAAGTAGGACCTGGGTGAAAAATGTCCCTCATGATGAACTAAGAGCTTGGGGTtccctcctgccttttgtctcctAAACCCCAGCAGGAGGTGACTCGCAAAgaacagaaacagttacaaaaggGGGAGCAGAGCCGTCAGACAATCATCCCCCGTCTTTCTACCCCCTGGCTTTCACAACACCGGATGCACAAAGGCAAGGGAGGGATCTCGAGAGAAGGCAAATTCAGCTCAAAAGTTTGCAGGGAGGTGGTGGGAAAGATCTCCCCAGGCAGAGATGAAAACGTGTCCCTGCCCTGTTCAGTGGTGATGTctgtgacagaggatgtggggggtCTGTCTCACCAAGCGCCGATAACCTCGGTGTCAGCCGCTGAGCAGGGAAGGAAGAACcggagaaaagaagaaaatgatCCCCTGGGTCAGTGACAGTGGCTCCAAGCTACACCCAGATGGGAAGACCCCGAGTCCCATTTCCCACCCCCCGGAAGCAGCTCGGGTTCGACCTTGGCCACCAACGCCATTGCAGCAAGTCTGTGCGGTGACTGACCCACTGCTGGTGCATCTGGAACCAGTTCCTGCATCAGAGAAATCAGAGCTTTTGGTTCCCCCTCCAGTCCCATGGAGGGCCCGTGTGGGGCAGAACAGAGTGGGAACCAGCATCCAGGCACAGGGAGCCCCCaggatggagggtgggggggtcatGGGAGTTAGGCTGGGGCTGCGGAGGCTCCACTTCGCAAGAGGGGAACTAGGTCCCAGGCCACGGAGTGGAGGCCGTTCCAGTTGTGATCGATCCAGGCCCACATGGACACTTGTAGCTCACCTTGAGGTCGGTGCAAATCCCTGTACGTGCATTCTAGATAGCTCTAGGGCCCCTGTTTCTATTCGAGATCCATTCCCCCACCCTTCCAGTTCTGGATCCACCCATCACTTGGACTCTGCTCATTGCTCCAGTAGGGGTCACTGGCCTGAccctgaggcagcaagggggttggCTGGTTCCTCCCACGCAGACATGTGTGGACCAGGGATGCTCCCAGCTCTGGGTGGAGATGACACCTCCCCCACTGGCCAGGGACCACCTCGACAGGGGATAGGGCAGAGCCCCACTGAAGGCTGATGAATTATATGAGGGCAGCAGAAGTGTCTCCCGTggacatctgtgtgtgtgtggagggggtcaCATATGCCTGGTCTGAAGTGGGAGGCTGGTAATGGGGAGATGACAAGCACTCACCACAATTTTACAGAGGGGCAGGGTGTGGTTTCTCACTCAGTGCTGATGCTGAGCCAGGCTGTGCACAGCCCATGGAAATAGGGTGGTGAAGAGCAAAACCAGGAGCAGGGACAGTCTCACAGAGATGCCcttgggcaggggtgggcaaaggttTTGGCCCGAGGGTCGCATCTGGGCCTGGACATGGTATGGCGGCACGAATGGGGATGTTTCTGCCGTGGGGGAGAAAGTGTCTCTGGGGCACAGTTGGGGAGGGGCTGTAAGAGGGAGGTTACTCGGATGAGGGTAGGAAGGTTCAGGGGGTGTGGTGGGGTGATACTGgccctccctgccctgtgccaCCCAGTGCCCCCGACTGGCCGTGTTAGTCACACCGCTGTGTAGAAGGGACAgatggggagggactgggggccAGCCCCAGGTGGGAGATCCGGGGTGCTACAGAAGGGTCTGATATGGCCCGTGGGCCGAACTTTGCTCCCTCTGCCCTAGAGGGAAAAGGCCCCGTGTCTCCTATTGCcagcaagtgggtctggcctctGGAGTGAGCAGAGGGGCAGGAATTGTCCCTCCTGGACCTCCCCACCAAAATCTTGGGTCTGAGGGATGTCGCTGGAGAACGGCCCTGGAGTGTTTCTGAGACTGGTGGTTGGGGAGGGGCCGTGTTAGCCACATCCTCAGGCAGATGGATGGGCAGGGGCCCTGTTGGCCATGGCGCCAGGCCAGGGACCGGAGCAGAGAGGAAACCTCCCGCTAGGTGGGCGCAGCCGTGATGTGAGAATTGCCCAatgggtgtctccatcccagcCCCCGTGGCCCGTCTCCAGTGGGTGTTCCCGGGCAAGAGTGTACATGAGCCCCTGTGattggctggccctgcccctgttctgccccACCTGGTCCATAAAAGCCTCAGGCCGGAGGGAGCGGCTCCGTGCCTGGCCCGGGATGGCTCTGACGATGCAGCGCTTGGTGGTGGGGCTGCTACCCTGGGTCTTCCTCCTAccccctgggggctgggctggtgagtgggggaagggcgctgggggtgtgtggagaggggcccatgcagggtggggagctgtggggtgagggtcTTCCCCAGACCCTCCTGGGGCCGAGGGGTTATTGGGacccctgcagcctcccctcagtATCTCTGGGGCTCTTTgcctgtgggggtgggaagatcaGCCCCCAGTGGGCTTCTGTGGGACCCACTGTCAAGCCGTGCACCCTGCAATGGGCCCAGGCAGGGTGGATGGAGAGACGAAAGGAGCAGCTGGTGGAgaggggcaagagcagggagCTCAGGGGAAGGGCTCGGACCTAAGAAACTTGGGATCCTTTCCCAGCTCAGCCCAGGATCCCGGAGGGAAATTAAACTTGTCTGTGGGGCTCTTATTTCCTTGTATTGCTGACAGAAATCAGGTACCTAACCCCTTAGGAACATGCCCCCGGGGCCTCCAATTCCCCTTTTAAGAATGAAAACGATTCGGCGTCTCTTTGAATTGGACACTGCTCGGGGAAGGGGTTGAGGGTCTGGGCGGTGACGAGCACAATGCGATCCCGGACCTGGGTCTAGCTCCCGCAGTGAAGCCAATCGCTGCCATTCCTTAAAGGGGAGATTTTCCAACACTCCCGCCCGCCCGCCTGGCACCTGCTCCCAAGCAGATCCCAGAGGGTTGGTCGTTTTCCCGAGGAAAATAGTTTTTTAGCCCCAAAACTATTGTTTTTCAGCCACCAAACCCTGAAAATTATCCCTTAATTATTTCCCAgcggaggaggggaagaagcaggtgCAGAGGACAGAAATGCAGGCATCTTTGAGAAAAGAAAGGGCACCCTGGGGTCGGATTCATTCAGTCAAAGCCACTTCCCCTGGCACCGGTATTTCGGTGAGTCGGGCGAGGAGCAGCCCGGCCTGGTCCCTGCCGGCGGGTGGAGAAGCAGCCATAGAAGCCACCTCTGTGCCCTGCCGGGGACGGGCTGGACCAGCCTGGGATGACGTTGGCCCACAGAGCAGTGAACACGATGGCAATTGCTGCCCCACAACTGCTGCGTTGGGCACCGATTCCCCACCCAGCCACTTCAGAACTCTAGATGGACCCTCCAGCTTCTTAGGGggcccagtgtggggcagagcagggggcagggatcaGGCATCAAGGGGGTGGGATGAGACTGTGCGAGTCCCCCTTTGAAATGGGGAGCTCAGTCCCTGTCCAAGGAGGTGCTGGGATCCTTCGAATGGAGCTGATGTCCCCCCAGGTGAGATCATCGGGGGACGggaagcccagccccactccaggccctacATGGCCTATCTGTATATACGAGGGGCAAATGAGAAAATCTGCGGCGGGTTCCTGGTGGCGGAGGATTTTGTGCTGACGGCCGCTCACTGCCAGGGAGAGTaagtgcctctgggctgggatgtGCGCGTGGGTGGTTATAGAGAAGCCAGGAGCTCTGGTGCCGgtgaggggctcagagaagggtcgggggtggccaggctgtgggagcagagcccaggggtcTGACCTGCTCAAGGGGCGTTGGTGAGTTTCAAGGACCTGACATGACTGGGCAGGGTACTGGCTACGGGCTGGCACCACCTGCAGGAAAAACACGCTGACCCAAATACTCCACGTGTTACCGTCGACTTTTACAGAGAGGTCACTGTGTACCTGGGAGCCCACAACGTCCACCAGCCAGAGGACACAAGACAAGAAATCACTGTGCAGCTCCAGACACCCCATGAAAATTACAACAAGGCTAACCTACACAATGACATCATGTTGCTCCAGgtaccactcccagcccccacccccagtgacctcacactgctgcaggtaccgcccccatcccatcccccacccccagtgacctcacactgctgcaggtaccgcccccatcccatccgccacccccagtgacctcacactgctgcaggtaccacccccatcccatcccccacccccagtgacctcacactgctgcaggtaccgcccccatcccatcccccaccctcagtgacctcacactgctgcaggtaccacccccatcccatcccccacccccagtgacctcacactgctgcaggtaccacccccatcccatcccccacccccagtgacctcacactgctgcaggtaccgcccccatcccatccgccacccccagtgacctcacactgctgcaggtaccgcccccatcccatcccccgcccccagtgacctcacactgctgcaggtaccgcccccatcccctcccccacccccagtgacctcacactgctgcaggtaccgccccatcacatcccccacccccagtgacctcacactgctgcaggtaccgccccatcccatcccccgcccccagtgacctcacactgctgcaggtaccgcccccatcccatcccccacccccagtgacctcacactgctgcaggtactgccccatcccatcccccatccccagtgacctcacactgctgcaggtaccaccccatcccatcccccacccccagtgacctcacactgctgcaacCATTGATCTTATTGCATGCCCGTGGCCCGTctgactctgagggtatgtctacactacaaagttagttcgaactaacggacgttagttcgaactaactttaataggtgctacactagcgctccgctagttcgaatttgaatcgaactagcggagcgcttagttcgaactaggtaaacctcattttgcgaggactaacgcctagttcgaactagctagttcgaactaagggctgtgtagccctttagttcgaactagtgggaggctagccctccccaggtttccctggtggccactctggccaacaccagggaaactctatgcccccctcccggccccggaccccttaaaggggcacgggctggctacggtgcccgtgccaggtgcaagcctgccagcacccagctagcagaccctgcacctggcacggcacagatccacccacccgatgccccccagcccaccctctcttgccgggaccaggctggcggctcccgggagcttgccctggaccgcaagaggcgggcaccttcctgggctagtgcagacatcgtggacctcgtccacgatctccgcactaggcacaggaaagtggccgtctagggcaggagagctgccagcctggccacccaggaccaggtgtgcatgaaaatcaagggggtccacagagacccccgaccctgagtcctgagcttacaatggccgtactgggtcagacgaaaggtccatctagcccagtagcctgtctgccaacagcggccaaccctagggaccctggaggggatggaccgaagacaatgaccaagccatttgtctcgtgccatccctctccagccttccacaaactttgggcagggacaccactcctaccctctggctaataggactccatggacccaacctccatgacttgatctcacttccctttcaactctgttctagttgtagccttcacagcctcctgcagcaaggagttccacaggttaactatttgctttgggaagaagaacaactttctcttactagtttcaagcctgctacccattcctttcctttggtgtcctctagtccttctttatgggaactcaggaagaacttttctgaatgcaccctctccacccaacccctgcttttagagacctctatcctgtcccccctccgtctcctcttttctcagctgaacagtcccagtctctgtagcctctcttcatctgggacctgttcccaacccctgatcatgttagttgccctcccctctcccagcctttctcttcccctctcccacctccttttcccagtctcccccagtttttgttcaataaagacagagtcaatgttggaagaaacattatctttattttgtacatcaataagaagggggctaaggaagggtaagtggaaggaggtgagggaggaatggggtacgagcccccgatggggaggactgggctggctctgcgggcttctgggggtggaagttctcctgcagccccccaattactccctctccccagatggcagcctacggcaagtgcagctaggctgatggccgagtggtgtgatgtgctcagtgtgggcactcagggcactccaagccagaacttctttgcaagcggggcaccccttagaactgtgtgtccggggtgggggtcgggaccctttaagcgcagccctcggctagcctgagacagcatctccatgctctaagtcctccttttatgccctgccgccactgcttccggccatccttaagccctgttcagagtccactcaatgtggacttgctagttcgaactagcaaaacgctagttcgaactagtttttagttctagacgcgttagttcgaactagcttagttcgaattaactaattcgaactaagttagttcgaactagcgctgtagtgtagacgtaccctgacattCCAATCTTCCTTGTGCTCTCTCAGCTGAAGTCCAATGCGGAGCTGAACAGCTGGGTTGAGATAGTGAAGCTGCCGAATGTGAAAGAGAAAGTGAAGCCTTACACCGTGTGCAGCATCGCTGGCTGGGGCTTCACCAGCACAGAGAGTTCCTTATACCCAGACACGCTCCAGGAGGTGGAGGTGCAGGTGATGCCGGATGCCGCATGTCCGAGGAAACCTGTTTGGCTCTATGGTCACTACAACCCCAAGACCATGATGTGTGTGGGGAACCCCTCCTACTGCAGGGACTCTGCCCAGGTAAGTCCCCTGCCTGCTTCTGGGTGTCTTCATGAATCTGTGTGATGAGTGAGGTGTTGGTGGGTGGCAGGTCGAGTGGTGACCAGGCCGTGCCCGGTGCTGGAGAGGTGAAGGGGAACACGTCTACTCTTCttttggggagctgcaggaaccaGCTTGACCGGGAACGGGGTGAGTTGCTGAGCCTGGGACTCGAGGTGTAAGCAGAGCCAGGGAAGACATCAGGGGTGTCACGGGGCCGGGTATCAGCGGGGACTGACTCCTGGGGCTATTTTTCATCTGTGGCTTGTTCTGTTTCACAGGGCGACTCCGGGGGGCCCCTGGTGTGTGATGACACAGCCCAGGGCATCGTCTCCTGGGGGCCTTGCAAAGCTCCCGGCGTCCACACGAaaatctccgccttcctcccctGGATAAACGACACAATGAGGAGGCTGCGGGACAGACCCCGGCTGTGAATTCCTGCCTAGGCTGGAGCTGCGCCGCTTGTTTGCTTTGGAAGTGCCCGGATGTGGGGCAGCATTCCAGGGGGCTGAGTCCACTCCCCTAAGCTGACCGATCTCCCCCCGTCATTGGTCCACTCAGGCAGCCCTCAGCCTATGAGCATCCAGGCAGGAGCCGAGGGGGTTTAGGAGCCCAGTTCCTGTTGGGAAATCCCAATTCTTTGCTTGCCTTTTCACAGGAACACAGCCGGTCCATGGCCCCTGGGGGACTGCTCACCAGCCTGGCCCTAGAGTAGACCCGCCGGATCAGGGCTCTCCCCCATCTCAGCCGGTTGATGAGATTTCTGGCTGATCCTCGCCATccccggccctgctgggccaCATTAAACCTGCCACCACTGTGCTCACTGGGCTGTTCTAGAGCAATTCCTGCATCCGAACCGCTCCTGCctagctgctcccagcctgctgcatttCATTTCCTGCTTTGTAACCAGCCAGAATAAAAATGAAGTTACAATCTAGGACTGAGCGATTTACCCAATCTGCAAAATCCAGACCAGCTGCTCCCCGGCTGGGGGAGACGCCTTTTCACATCCCCATCAAGCCATCTATTTCCCGCTATCCCCATCGATCTACTCTGTGCCCAGTGAGCTACATCTCCAGATGAGTGGTTCTCATGGGGTGGTCCCTGGACTACCAGTGGCCTGCGGCTCGAGCTAatccccctgctccctgtgctATGATGgacttcccctgctgctcccattggctggcattgcaaccaatgggagcagcaagagaCCATACTGGGATTCACGAGGTTACAGCGCCAGGTAGCGCCAGCCAAGttcagactctgcaccccaaaccccccTCACTGTTCCCACCCTGCCAAATCCCAtgtccccagcttgctcctgctccagggctggcaAAAGATCACAAGAGCCTCAGCTGGATCTCTGTCTGCCTTGCCCTGCTCAGCACTGAGTGAAGCCACCCTAAAATACACTGTCACAAGGAATGGGGAATACCATGACTGCTTCCTGTCTGCGATCATTTGGAGAAATAACAGGCTGGGTTGTGGGAacctgggggaggcaggtggggagagcacaaagtctcctcccatcacCAGAGGCACTGGCACCTAGAGGGACCcatcagctgttcagaacagctggtggttctctctgggaagggcggggggcaaagatgctccccatccccagaccaatcaacgTCTGTGAGGAGGGAATTATAGACAGGTCCtgactccgccccttccccctgaggccccacctcttccagagcagcccagggcaaCTTCAAAAATGTCTAAACATTTCTAAAGTGGCTTccaatcaaaaatgattgcccacctctgtcctGACCCATGAGTGTCAAGGCAGAGAACCTAGGGGAGTTAGGAGCTGGGTTGCACCCTAGCTTCCGTTGGGAAATTCCAATCCTTTGGCTGCCTCATTGCTAGGGAAACTGCTGGATCATGTCCCAGAGGCTACTGGACACGAGCCCATCAGACCCGGCGGCGTGCGGCTGTCTCTCATGTCAGTCGACTAAGTGATGTTTATGGCAGATCCTCACCATTCCTGGCCTGTCGGGTCACTTTAAACCCACCTCCTGCTCTGTGCTCGCTGGGCCGTTTTCACGGTTAGTTCCTGGAGGGGGCGGTCAGCACCCAATCCACACAGCCCTGTGTCCAGTGCCAGCCAGGCCATCTGACAGTGACCTGAACAACAGCCATGGTGAGCAATTGCAGATCCATCCCCGGGGCTGAtcctacatagaatcatagaggtgGCAGAGACGTCAGGAGTCATCAAAGTCAAGCTGGGACTTGAAAACCTCAAGGGATTTcatcacttccctagggaacccagtcCAGCGCTTCCCCATCtgcctggtgaaatagtttttcctgatatccaacctagatctcccagtataacctgagcccattgctctttTTTCTGCCAtccgcccccactgagaacagcctctctccagcctctgtggaACCCCCCCTTCTGGAAGTTGCATGTGACTGAGGAGGGTGTGAAGGCTATGACTAATACAggcttaaaagagaactagatcaattcatggaggttacgttcgttgatggctattagccaggatgggtaaggaatggggtCCCTGGACTCTGTTTATCTGAGGCTGcagatggatgacaggggagagatAAGTGGATGACTTCTGGTTCTGTTTCTCACATAATCCCTTTTTCAGCCCTCAACACTGGGGAGAAGGAGCCAACTTTTATGTCTAGCAAAACTTACTATTTTGTTCACAAATTAGGTTGAAAGTCCAGCACACCAGGTTTCATTCATTAACTCCCAGCTCCGTGTCACCTGGTTTTAACAAGTGTGATTTCAGCTGGGTCCTTAGGTTATATCAAAGGTTTTTTTTAGATCAGACTAATCTAATGTCTGTGTCGGGTTCCTTGCATCTTTCACATGATAAGAAAGACGAGGAGCTTCCAACTAAATTCCTTTACTCTAAACCAAAACTGAAACTCACTCCTGTTAAGTGGCTGTAAGATATTTAGGAACAAACCAGCTTTTTTCATTCCCTTGGCTGTATGCCCAGCAGGGGTAAAGATCCAAAAACTCCCTCCCTTCTATTATTCATACCGTTAAACTTAAGGAGCTACACAAAGCAAAACTGAAGCTCACGGCTGTTCTGCTGAGATCCCAGAAACCATCCACGAAGGGGAATTCTCTGTCTGTGTTCTAACGTGGGGAACAAGGAGCAGGAGTTTATTGAATCTTTATTGGGCTAATCCTGCCCCACGGAAGAAGGGATTTTCCTTTACTGAACTTTGTGTGTGGTGAGACACAGCAGCCTGGGGAGCACCCCCCAGAGGGTGACCTGGGGTGAGTACTGGGGAGCACGGGGAGcactggggtgaggctgggaatggggctggattgtggagcaggggctccgcgaggaggtctgctccctcggaggccacaacggacctggtcgccgaaaacagcttccaggtctggaggagttcctggtagaattccggcagctctgagaggtctcgcggaagacccctcgggtggataaaaaagagctgccggtcgtatcggagccctcggaggcggcggaggaaggctcGCGCCAAAGTGCCCCATgctggactacctgcactaaagaggagtctctgcagggcctggaggcggaaggtccagacctggctgcgcatgcagaccaggccctggcccccctcctccagggggagggacaggacccctgcagagacccagtgccgtcctggccaaaagaactccagagctgccctctggagcttggctaGAACCTctggggccgggcgcagggtgttgagccggtgccagagcatggacaggaccagctgatttagcaccagcactctcccgcgaagggagagacaccggagcagtcccgtccatctccgcagccgctcacccaccctggcctccaaaccttgccagttttccccCGGGGTGTATCCACCGCCCACTCCAAACACACCCGGTCCTGGACGCAGCCAGGCCAGCGGGAGGGGAACTCCAGGATGGGTGCACTAATCTGTTGCCAATCAAACATCAGTTCtgatcctcccctgccccagtcgCCAACCCCGCTGCATTTCGCTCAGCTCCCCTGCCCTTCTGCCTGCCCCATTGCTAGCCAGTAATAGTCAAGTTGCAAAAGATTTGCGTATTGACGTATCCACCCAGAGCTTTCCCCTCCAGAGCAGTATCTAGACCTGCCCAGGACAGGAGGGGACGGATCTTGTGGTCTGGGTTCAGTGATGTCATGCACAGTGAGGatctgggggtgcgggtggcacctgaactccaggaggcgggaggtTTCCCTGGGGCTGGGATGGGAACAATGGTTACGCAGAGGAGAAAAGCAACTTGTGCCATGACTTGTCCTGACTCCTGAGGCCGCTACATCtggaaaactggggaggggttTGAAGCAATTCTAGCTGTAATCAGATCTAAGCTTCCAATTCGCATCCACCCATCCGGGCATGCATCCGTCCATCCCTGTACCTCTATCTACCCTATCCCACAAGGGATGCTTCTCAGAGTTCATGCAGGCTGTGACTGAAAaccagggccagttcatggacatctaAGTGGGGTGATCAGGGAAGGTGTGTGACACAGGTGTGTTCTGTAACTCGCACGTGTTTCAGAAGCTGCACCCAGGGACTTTCCTCCTGACTGCACCAGCAAGGTGGGGGCCATGGACATGCCCAATGCCTGGTGGAGGAAGCAGCCCATCCCCTACAGCCATGGCTCGTGAAGCCCTAACCGGCCACTTCAACCCCTCTCAAGCGGTATTGAATGCCAGGCTGAACCAGCCCCAAATAGTTGTTGAGGGCACCTTTGGCTGCCTGACAGTGCGGTTCAGAGGCTTCCTCACTTGCCTGGACTTCAGGGAGCACAACCTCCCATGTGTGATGGCTACGTGCTGGGTCCTGCACAACATGTGTgaatggaagggggaggccttcctgcttGGGTAGAGTCTGAGCACAAAGGCAGGGCCTATGAGCAGCTGCACACAACGGCCAtcgggcaggcccatcagggggccaggcgcatccaggaggccctgagggagagcttctccccgGGGGACCAGTGACACTCTCCAATGTCCTCTCGgggcttctgcttcacccctcacTGCCGTCCCTCCCCTTACGCctcccttgcccctgccccccttttctgaagaaaaaagaaaaggcactTTTGTTCTGAAAACATTTTTGCTACAGGGTTAAAGAaactggggtgaggctggggaaagaACGCGAGAGAGGGGAGTAGAGAGGGTGGAAGAACGAGGGTGTTGAGAACCAtgcaggaaggagctggaagggagaggaagggggaggagaggctctgggttggggctgggagGGATGCCGGGCTCTGTGGATCCCACCACCATgcgtgcgggggcctcggcaggacggggagggggtggagggagaagcaggagagggagaggtaaTG
This genomic interval carries:
- the LOC102444467 gene encoding granzyme H-like; its protein translation is MAYLYIRGANEKICGGFLVAEDFVLTAAHCQGEEVTVYLGAHNVHQPEDTRQEITVQLQTPHENYNKANLHNDIMLLQLKSNAELNSWVEIVKLPNVKEKVKPYTVCSIAGWGFTSTESSLYPDTLQEVEVQVMPDAACPRKPVWLYGHYNPKTMMCVGNPSYCRDSAQGDSGGPLVCDDTAQGIVSWGPCKAPGVHTKISAFLPWINDTMRRLRDRPRL